The Maylandia zebra isolate NMK-2024a linkage group LG7, Mzebra_GT3a, whole genome shotgun sequence genome contains a region encoding:
- the LOC143419612 gene encoding TOG array regulator of axonemal microtubules protein 1-like encodes MLRRAKVVPIDDKKADSQCSQNNPREGRVKLPPLATPVASLSHSFSLLSSDDWIKKRQGLQTIQSLAKHHSDILKTKLHEVCLVLIEEVKNQRSAVACEAIHTIDELYIQLQKTMDPEVETTGRALLLKLAQPNNNFLHQEVNLALDAMVENCSHGRILSALFNTGLTHRCVAVRNSTAQHLHQLADKLGAAVILKAGSFTERFLIAASRMAGDAAPEARYHGRTIINKLTLHKDFMNLWMKIVPEKDRRPVEKSLKKANNYRQQVSIQTRLSSPARPGIPRCDNASPDKYRGEERLLQ; translated from the exons ATGCTGCGCCGTGCAAAAGTCGTCCCTATAGACG ACAAGAAAGCAGACAGTCAGTGCAGTCAGAATAATCCAAGAGAGGGCAGGGTCAAACTCCCGCCTCTAGCTACACCTGTAGCGAGCCTGTCCCACAGCTTTAGTCTGCTGTCTTCAGACGACTG GATTAAGAAAAGACAGGGGTTGCAAACTATTCAGTCTCTGGCAAAGCACCACTCGGACATCCTGAAGACTAAACTGCATGAAGTGTGTCTGGTCCTCATTGAGGAG GTGAAAAACCAACGCTCAGCAGTAGCCTGTGAGGCCATACATACCATCGATGAGCTCTACATTCAGCTCCAGAAAACAATGGACCCAGAAGTTGAAACAACAGGCCGAGCTCTATTGCTGAAGCTTGCACAGCCCAACAACAACTTTCTTCATCAGGAGGTCAATCTGGCACTTGATGCCATGGTGGAAAATTGCAGCCATGGACGGATTCTGAGCGCTCTGTTTAACACAGGACTGAC CCATCGCTGTGTCGCAGTGAGGAATAGCACGGCTCAACACCTGCACCAGCTGGCTGACAAACTTGGAGCAGCCGTCATCCTGAAAGCAGGAAGCTTCACTGAAAGGTTTCTAATTGCTGCCTCTAGAATGGCAGGGGATGCTGCACCTGAAGCCAG GTACCATGGGCGAACAATCATCAATAAACTGACCCTTCACAAGGACTTTATGAATTTGTGGATGAAGATTgtccctgaaaaagacaggcgtcctgtggagaagagcctgaaaaagGCTAATAATTACAGGCAGCAGGTCAGCATCCAGACTAGGCTCTCCTCTCCAGCACGGCCTGGGATCCCCAGATGTGACAATGCAAGTCCTGACAAGTACAGAGGAGAAGAGCGGCTGCTACAGTAG